A window of the Lactobacillus gasseri ATCC 33323 = JCM 1131 genome harbors these coding sequences:
- a CDS encoding PTS transporter subunit IIC, with amino-acid sequence MNAIIDFANAIFKPLIDMGAPTIMLVVLTIIALCFRVKFSKALEGGMKLAIALTAIGDIMNLLTTSFAPAMNQFVKNTGMHKDIMDMGWAPLATITWGSPYTLYFLLVLIILNVLMLIFKRTNTLDVDIFDVWHSAFVGLFAVFCGAPLWLATLLILLIGYLKIVNSDLMKPTFDDLLDAPSSNPMTTTHMNYMMNPVIMVFNKFFDKCLPWLDKYDFDSAKLNEKIGFWGSRFAIGVYLGIFVSLLAGYNFTTEQGWKTMFTLSFTAGACIELFSVIGSWFIASVEPLSQGISNFATSKFKGRTFNVGLDWPFIAGRAEIWAAANVLAPIMMVEAMVIPGNRLMPLGGIIAMGVTPALLVVTRGKIIRMIIIGTIELPIFLWAGTLVAPFVTQVAHQVGANIPAHTLVSDTTMEGPIEKFLGYLVGNAWKHQGMFIVYAILAIAAYILIFWWYSREMKKRNAKYAAAAKEA; translated from the coding sequence ATGAACGCGATAATTGATTTTGCGAATGCTATCTTTAAGCCTTTAATTGATATGGGGGCACCAACAATCATGTTGGTTGTTCTTACTATTATTGCTCTATGTTTCAGAGTCAAATTTAGTAAGGCTCTTGAAGGTGGTATGAAATTAGCCATTGCCTTAACAGCGATCGGCGACATTATGAATTTATTGACTACCAGTTTTGCACCAGCGATGAATCAATTCGTTAAGAATACTGGTATGCATAAAGATATTATGGATATGGGATGGGCACCACTTGCTACTATTACTTGGGGTTCTCCATATACCTTGTACTTCTTGTTAGTTTTAATTATCTTGAATGTTTTAATGTTAATCTTCAAGAGAACTAACACACTAGATGTTGATATCTTTGATGTTTGGCACTCAGCCTTTGTTGGTTTGTTTGCAGTCTTCTGCGGAGCACCACTTTGGTTAGCAACTTTATTAATTTTACTTATTGGTTATTTGAAGATCGTCAACTCAGACTTAATGAAGCCAACTTTTGACGACTTGCTAGATGCTCCATCAAGCAACCCTATGACTACTACTCACATGAACTACATGATGAACCCAGTAATCATGGTCTTCAATAAGTTCTTTGATAAGTGCTTACCATGGCTTGATAAATACGACTTTGACTCAGCTAAATTAAATGAAAAGATTGGTTTCTGGGGCAGTCGTTTCGCAATTGGTGTTTACTTAGGTATCTTTGTTTCATTACTTGCTGGCTACAACTTTACAACTGAACAAGGTTGGAAGACAATGTTTACTCTTTCCTTCACAGCCGGTGCATGTATTGAGTTGTTCTCAGTTATTGGTTCTTGGTTCATTGCTTCTGTTGAACCATTATCACAAGGTATTTCAAACTTTGCTACTTCAAAATTCAAGGGACGTACATTCAATGTTGGTCTTGACTGGCCATTCATCGCTGGACGTGCTGAAATTTGGGCAGCTGCTAATGTTTTAGCTCCAATTATGATGGTTGAAGCTATGGTTATTCCAGGTAACAGATTAATGCCTTTAGGTGGTATTATTGCCATGGGTGTTACTCCAGCCTTGTTAGTTGTAACTCGTGGTAAGATTATCAGAATGATTATCATTGGTACGATTGAATTACCAATCTTCCTTTGGGCAGGTACTTTAGTTGCTCCATTCGTAACTCAAGTAGCACACCAAGTTGGTGCTAATATTCCAGCTCACACTTTAGTATCAGATACTACTATGGAAGGTCCTATTGAAAAATTCTTAGGTTACTTAGTAGGTAACGCTTGGAAGCATCAAGGAATGTTCATTGTTTATGCAATCTTAGCTATTGCTGCTTACATTTTAATCTTCTGGTGGTACTCAAGAGAAATGAAGAAGCGTAATGCTAAATATGCAGCAGCTGCTAAGGAAGCATAG